In Risungbinella massiliensis, a single window of DNA contains:
- a CDS encoding PTS sugar transporter subunit IIA: MYEKLTILAPLSGKVLDLSDVPDPVFAQKMMGNGFAIEPREGAVVAPFDAEVVNAFPTKHAIGLRAKTGLEVLIHVGMDTVSLKGEGFDLKVSEGDQVKAGDLLLEFDVDVIRSKATSIITPIVFPNASNVRVEIQLEIVEKGKHEPIALIPE; encoded by the coding sequence ATGTATGAAAAGTTGACCATATTGGCACCACTCTCTGGGAAAGTGTTAGATTTATCAGATGTACCAGATCCAGTATTTGCACAAAAGATGATGGGGAATGGCTTTGCTATTGAACCACGTGAAGGGGCGGTAGTAGCGCCATTTGATGCAGAAGTAGTCAATGCGTTTCCAACAAAACATGCAATTGGACTCCGAGCTAAAACAGGACTAGAAGTTTTGATCCATGTCGGGATGGACACGGTCAGTCTAAAAGGAGAAGGGTTCGATTTAAAAGTAAGTGAAGGCGATCAAGTAAAGGCGGGTGACCTTTTGCTTGAGTTTGATGTAGATGTGATTCGTTCCAAAGCGACATCGATCATTACTCCGATTGTATTTCCAAATGCATCCAATGTGCGGGTAGAGATTCAATTGGAGATCGTCGAAAAAGGAAAGCATGAGCCTATTGCGCTGATTCCAGAATAA
- the ptsG gene encoding glucose-specific PTS transporter subunit IIBC, with protein sequence MFQRIFGVLQQIGRSLMLPVAILPAAGLLLGIGNALKGNFESLVIMEQAGQIIFSNLPLIFAIGVAIGLAGGEGTAGLAAVVGFLILNVTLGQVAEMRGLKTEEVLGIPTISMGVFGGIIIGVIAALIYRRFHKVELPQFLGFFAGKRLVPIVTAVTAFILGLIFAFVWPPIQSGIDAFSNIVTQQNTALSAFIFGVIERSLIPFGLHHIFYSPFWYEFGTYVNQAGEIFKGDQTRFFAGDPTAGIFLSGKFPFMMFGLPAAALAMYHVARPEKKKVVGGIMLSAALTSFLTGITEPLEFTFLFVAPVLYAIHCVFAGLSFMILEMLGVKAGLTFSGGVIDYILFYSQNTKPLLIIPVGLVFAVIYYFGFRFAITKFNLKTPGREDEEEGDQAEQVPSESGELATHIVEAFGGKDNLTHLDACITRLRIQVADPKQVDKKRLKELGASGVLEVGKNFQAIFGPKSDGLKDQMKAVIAGEKPKAINLEKAEEKATQSASLAAKSDEIVAPLTGKMLPISEVPDPVFAQKMMGNGFAIEPTEGVVVSPVDGEIVNAFPTKHAIGIRTDSGMEILVHVGIDTVKLKGEGFDIKVKEGDQVMKGQEMLVFDLETIRSQAASIITPIVFPNLPEGTEIVIKQEQVQKGTAQPIEIMK encoded by the coding sequence ATGTTCCAACGCATTTTTGGTGTGCTGCAACAAATCGGGCGTTCTCTTATGTTGCCTGTTGCTATTTTGCCAGCAGCTGGTCTTTTGCTCGGAATTGGAAACGCACTCAAAGGGAATTTTGAGTCCCTTGTTATTATGGAACAAGCAGGACAGATCATTTTTAGTAACTTGCCCCTCATTTTCGCTATTGGGGTAGCGATTGGGTTAGCTGGAGGGGAAGGAACAGCTGGTCTAGCGGCTGTTGTCGGATTTTTGATCCTGAATGTTACGTTGGGCCAAGTTGCCGAAATGAGAGGTCTAAAAACAGAAGAAGTTTTAGGGATTCCGACCATTTCAATGGGGGTCTTTGGTGGCATTATCATCGGGGTAATTGCGGCCCTCATCTACCGAAGGTTTCATAAAGTAGAATTACCTCAGTTTCTAGGTTTCTTTGCTGGAAAGCGTTTGGTACCGATTGTAACGGCAGTTACCGCTTTTATCTTAGGATTGATTTTCGCATTTGTTTGGCCTCCGATTCAAAGCGGAATTGATGCATTCTCTAATATCGTTACACAACAAAATACAGCACTATCTGCCTTTATCTTTGGTGTGATCGAACGTTCACTTATCCCGTTTGGTCTCCATCATATCTTCTACTCTCCATTCTGGTATGAATTTGGTACCTATGTGAACCAAGCTGGGGAGATCTTCAAAGGAGATCAGACTCGCTTCTTTGCTGGAGATCCAACTGCAGGGATCTTCTTGTCTGGTAAATTCCCATTCATGATGTTTGGTCTACCAGCCGCAGCACTTGCTATGTACCATGTTGCTCGCCCTGAGAAGAAAAAAGTGGTCGGTGGGATTATGCTTTCCGCAGCACTTACTTCTTTCTTGACTGGGATTACCGAGCCACTCGAGTTTACGTTCCTATTTGTAGCTCCAGTTCTATATGCAATACACTGTGTGTTCGCAGGATTGTCTTTTATGATCTTGGAGATGTTAGGGGTAAAAGCTGGTCTCACCTTCTCTGGTGGGGTAATTGACTATATTCTGTTCTACTCGCAAAATACTAAGCCTCTTTTAATTATCCCTGTAGGTCTTGTATTTGCAGTAATCTACTACTTTGGATTCCGATTCGCGATCACCAAGTTTAATCTCAAAACTCCTGGTCGTGAAGATGAAGAAGAAGGAGATCAGGCTGAACAAGTTCCTAGTGAATCTGGAGAACTAGCTACTCACATAGTAGAGGCATTTGGTGGTAAAGACAACTTGACTCATTTGGATGCGTGTATTACGCGTCTTCGAATTCAGGTAGCAGATCCGAAGCAAGTAGATAAAAAACGTCTAAAAGAATTGGGTGCATCAGGTGTTCTGGAAGTAGGGAAAAATTTCCAAGCGATTTTTGGACCGAAATCCGATGGTTTGAAAGACCAAATGAAAGCAGTTATTGCTGGTGAAAAGCCAAAGGCGATTAATTTGGAAAAAGCGGAGGAAAAAGCAACGCAATCAGCGTCATTGGCAGCAAAAAGCGATGAGATCGTAGCACCACTGACTGGGAAAATGCTACCTATTAGCGAAGTTCCAGATCCAGTTTTTGCACAAAAAATGATGGGGAATGGATTTGCGATTGAACCAACAGAAGGGGTTGTTGTCTCTCCAGTAGATGGAGAAATCGTCAACGCATTCCCGACTAAGCATGCAATTGGAATACGAACTGACTCTGGCATGGAGATTCTTGTTCATGTAGGGATCGATACTGTCAAACTAAAAGGAGAAGGTTTCGATATTAAGGTAAAAGAGGGAGATCAAGTGATGAAGGGTCAAGAGATGCTAGTCTTTGATCTTGAAACGATCCGTAGCCAAGCGGCTTCGATTATCACTCCAATCGTCTTCCCGAACCTTCCAGAAGGAACAGAAATCGTTATCAAGCAGGAGCAAGTACAAAAAGGTACAGCTCAGCCAATTGAAATCATGAAATAA
- a CDS encoding chromate transporter: MIYWYLFLAFFFPNILGYGGGPAVIPLIEYEVVRHYAWLTPEQFRDILAIGNTLPGPIATKMAGYIGYQQAGILGAIIALFATVGPTLLLMITLLALLFRYQKSPIIERITVLIRPVVGVLLAVMAFDFWRDSYTEIGFIQTFFLSLLSLLLMEKMKIHAAWVIAGALVYGYFIL, encoded by the coding sequence ATGATTTATTGGTATCTTTTTCTTGCTTTCTTCTTCCCGAATATTCTCGGATATGGGGGTGGTCCTGCCGTCATTCCTTTGATTGAATATGAGGTAGTACGCCACTATGCATGGCTCACTCCTGAGCAGTTCCGTGATATTTTGGCAATAGGTAATACGCTCCCCGGACCAATTGCAACTAAAATGGCTGGTTATATTGGCTATCAACAAGCAGGTATCCTCGGAGCAATCATTGCACTCTTTGCCACTGTTGGCCCTACTCTACTCTTGATGATTACACTATTAGCTCTCCTCTTCCGTTATCAAAAATCCCCTATCATCGAGCGGATCACTGTCTTAATCCGTCCAGTTGTTGGGGTGCTACTCGCCGTCATGGCATTTGATTTTTGGAGAGACTCTTATACTGAGATTGGATTCATTCAAACATTTTTCCTATCACTACTTAGCCTGTTATTGATGGAAAAAATGAAGATCCATGCCGCATGGGTAATCGCAGGAGCACTTGTTTACGGGTATTTTATTTTATGA
- a CDS encoding tetratricopeptide repeat protein, with translation MENYAKVELLKASEAINLQRYDLAIQCIQNVLRDFPEEEHAFYLMARAHAGNEAYDSAFQAIQEAIRIDPLEADYHYYLGFLYYKTKKFKQAIKVLQHVLSIDPDHLGTHLLFGHIFLSKRKKKKALIHIQRAMELDPTNPDCHSLMAFGLGQVGKIRQGKETLQTVLNLEPDNVDSQHAYGIFLLYYMHKPKEALVHLQEAIRLDPNDPEVLEDYLEAIKAKNWFYYLFWRVALWNGRLGKWRFLLIPFLAVIVGICSLLWYAFPMIGMYIDQFLGIYAVTYIGEFLGLLFAAIGFVTAVGGYLLVIINLLSWIVHPLFHLLAKKDS, from the coding sequence ATGGAGAACTATGCAAAAGTCGAACTGCTGAAAGCTTCAGAAGCGATTAATCTACAACGATATGATTTGGCCATACAATGTATCCAAAATGTTTTACGTGACTTTCCAGAAGAGGAGCATGCATTTTATTTAATGGCTCGTGCCCATGCTGGAAATGAAGCGTACGATTCTGCTTTTCAAGCAATTCAAGAAGCGATTCGGATTGATCCATTAGAGGCTGATTATCATTACTATCTTGGATTTTTATACTACAAAACCAAGAAATTCAAACAAGCGATCAAAGTTTTACAGCACGTTCTTTCAATTGATCCAGATCATCTTGGTACTCATTTATTATTTGGACATATTTTCCTGTCCAAAAGAAAGAAAAAGAAAGCCTTAATACATATTCAAAGAGCAATGGAGTTAGATCCTACAAATCCTGATTGTCATAGTTTAATGGCATTCGGACTAGGACAAGTGGGTAAGATCAGACAAGGGAAAGAAACGTTACAAACCGTTCTGAACCTAGAACCAGATAATGTGGATTCACAGCATGCATACGGAATTTTTCTATTGTACTACATGCATAAACCAAAAGAAGCTCTCGTTCACTTACAAGAGGCTATTAGATTGGACCCGAATGACCCAGAAGTACTAGAAGACTATCTCGAAGCGATCAAGGCAAAAAATTGGTTTTATTATCTCTTTTGGAGAGTAGCTTTATGGAATGGACGGCTTGGCAAATGGAGATTTCTCCTTATTCCGTTCTTAGCAGTGATCGTCGGAATCTGCAGTTTGTTATGGTATGCTTTTCCCATGATCGGAATGTATATAGACCAGTTTTTAGGTATATATGCAGTAACGTATATAGGGGAATTTTTAGGATTATTATTTGCCGCTATCGGTTTTGTAACAGCAGTAGGTGGGTATTTACTGGTGATTATTAATCTTCTGTCTTGGATTGTCCATCCACTTTTTCATTTATTAGCAAAAAAAGATTCATAA
- a CDS encoding NUDIX hydrolase, with protein MIHFQIDQTKHFQVRIAGLLIHDHHILLHRNVKESFWALPGGRAEWGEATDQTIIREWEEELGWKVKTGKLLWVTENFFPYRKRDFHEINFIYQCFFAPDFEAAKVYRKEPFGGNPGAEHLEFRWFSLEELHDLTIYPSFLKERLVRLPVETEHEVVVEETIE; from the coding sequence ATGATTCATTTTCAGATCGACCAAACCAAACATTTTCAAGTTCGTATTGCTGGTTTATTGATACATGATCATCACATCTTACTGCATCGTAACGTGAAAGAGTCATTCTGGGCATTACCAGGAGGAAGAGCGGAGTGGGGAGAAGCAACAGATCAAACCATTATTCGAGAGTGGGAAGAGGAGTTAGGGTGGAAAGTAAAGACAGGAAAGCTTCTGTGGGTCACGGAAAACTTTTTTCCGTATCGTAAGCGAGATTTTCATGAGATAAATTTTATTTACCAATGCTTTTTTGCGCCTGATTTTGAAGCCGCCAAAGTGTATAGAAAGGAACCTTTTGGTGGGAATCCAGGAGCAGAGCATTTGGAATTTCGATGGTTTTCCTTAGAAGAATTACATGATCTTACGATCTATCCCTCTTTTTTAAAAGAGCGACTTGTTCGTTTGCCTGTCGAAACCGAACATGAAGTAGTAGTAGAAGAAACGATAGAGTAA
- a CDS encoding amino acid permease produces MKTGELTRTIRLPQVVALYIGAVMGSGILLVPGLAAQMAGPASLIAWGFMLILVLPMGLVMGMLASKYPNAGGVSHFVKKAFGERWGVYIGWLFLMSVVIGGPINALVGADYLAAAMGFGTGMKMFLATFMIALGILVNYRGFQVGGTIQLFVIGAIILVLLATIFGSVPNIEATNFTPFVPHGWMAVGQAMTILFWCFIGWEAVSHLSEEFVNPKRDSILGVIIAAGIVGLLYFFTAFATVGTGNVGSGRASVSLLSVIQQILGPIGGLFAGVVSFLICTATAIAYLGAASRLAYALGRDGNAPRFFSRLSQHQTPVGGLIFLAFCFILVLLTIGMEWTTLEKAIQLPNASFIVIYLIGCAAGVRLLRDSKWGKAMSWISLVATLAVVPFIGWSVLYPLIIAAMMFLFTRKYKLKQGQETNIDQMVS; encoded by the coding sequence ATGAAAACGGGAGAGCTAACTAGAACGATTCGCTTACCACAAGTTGTCGCACTTTATATAGGAGCAGTAATGGGTTCGGGGATTTTATTAGTACCAGGACTTGCAGCACAGATGGCAGGGCCTGCTTCGTTAATTGCATGGGGTTTTATGTTGATCTTAGTTTTACCTATGGGACTCGTAATGGGAATGTTGGCTTCTAAGTACCCAAATGCAGGAGGCGTCTCGCATTTCGTCAAAAAGGCTTTTGGTGAAAGATGGGGAGTTTATATAGGATGGCTCTTTCTTATGTCAGTGGTCATTGGTGGACCGATTAATGCATTAGTAGGTGCAGACTATTTAGCTGCTGCGATGGGATTTGGGACAGGAATGAAGATGTTCTTGGCTACTTTTATGATCGCATTGGGGATTTTAGTCAATTATCGTGGATTTCAAGTAGGAGGAACTATTCAGCTATTTGTAATAGGAGCGATTATTCTTGTATTGCTGGCGACTATTTTTGGATCTGTTCCTAATATAGAAGCTACTAACTTTACTCCTTTTGTACCGCATGGATGGATGGCAGTTGGGCAAGCGATGACGATTCTTTTCTGGTGCTTTATTGGCTGGGAAGCAGTTTCTCACCTATCAGAAGAGTTTGTGAATCCAAAGAGAGATTCGATCTTGGGGGTGATCATCGCAGCAGGAATCGTCGGTTTGTTATATTTTTTCACTGCCTTTGCTACGGTGGGAACAGGAAATGTTGGATCGGGACGTGCTAGTGTCTCCTTGCTTTCGGTAATTCAACAGATTTTAGGACCAATTGGTGGATTATTTGCTGGGGTGGTTAGCTTCTTGATCTGTACCGCTACGGCAATTGCGTATCTTGGAGCGGCTTCTCGTCTAGCTTATGCTCTTGGCAGAGATGGCAACGCTCCGCGCTTTTTTTCTCGACTTTCACAACACCAAACTCCAGTTGGCGGACTCATATTCTTAGCATTTTGTTTTATTTTGGTGTTACTAACGATTGGGATGGAGTGGACTACACTTGAAAAGGCTATCCAATTGCCCAATGCTTCTTTCATTGTGATTTATCTCATTGGTTGTGCCGCTGGAGTTCGGTTGTTACGAGATAGTAAATGGGGGAAAGCAATGAGTTGGATTTCTCTAGTAGCTACTTTGGCAGTGGTTCCATTTATCGGCTGGTCTGTACTATATCCTTTGATAATTGCCGCTATGATGTTTCTTTTTACCAGAAAATATAAGCTTAAGCAAGGTCAAGAAACTAATATAGATCAGATGGTTTCTTAA
- a CDS encoding LysR family transcriptional regulator encodes MEIRQLITFQTIVELGSITKASEHLGYAQSSVTAQIQSLEDELNTPLFHRTGKRLRLSEAGERLLPYAKKLLQLHEEAKYQVPFPETPSGTLMIGSPESLAAFRLPPIIQEFRQLYPQVEIVLRAGSCGEIKEQAKKGELDVGFLLGAVDDDQDNLIVDELIQEKIVLVAATNHRLAEKQIVTVQDLQNESFLQTEAGCSYRNLLEQHLRKNGVHSSTGLEFYSIEAIKNCTAAGLGIAYLPYIAVERDWKEGKLAILPWEEASCQVMTKMVIHPKRWQSPALKEWLRLVKYHAKKWSPIAS; translated from the coding sequence ATGGAAATTCGCCAACTGATCACGTTCCAAACGATAGTAGAACTAGGTAGTATCACCAAGGCTTCGGAACATCTCGGTTATGCACAATCGAGTGTGACAGCCCAGATTCAATCACTAGAAGACGAGCTAAATACCCCACTGTTCCATCGAACAGGAAAACGACTTCGTCTGTCCGAAGCAGGCGAAAGGTTATTACCCTACGCTAAAAAACTATTACAGCTACACGAAGAAGCGAAGTATCAAGTTCCGTTTCCAGAAACACCCAGTGGCACGCTGATGATTGGCTCTCCCGAGTCACTTGCCGCATTTCGGCTTCCTCCCATCATTCAAGAATTTCGTCAGCTTTACCCTCAAGTTGAAATCGTATTACGAGCGGGGTCTTGTGGAGAGATCAAGGAACAAGCCAAAAAAGGAGAGCTGGATGTAGGGTTTTTACTAGGAGCAGTGGATGATGATCAAGATAACTTGATTGTAGATGAATTGATACAAGAAAAAATTGTATTAGTGGCAGCTACCAATCACCGACTCGCAGAAAAACAGATTGTGACGGTACAAGATTTACAAAACGAGAGTTTCTTACAGACAGAAGCAGGTTGTAGCTATCGCAATTTATTGGAACAGCACTTACGAAAAAATGGGGTTCATTCGAGCACCGGATTAGAGTTTTATAGTATTGAAGCAATTAAAAATTGTACCGCTGCTGGCTTGGGAATTGCTTATCTTCCCTATATCGCTGTAGAAAGAGATTGGAAAGAAGGAAAACTTGCCATTTTACCTTGGGAAGAAGCATCATGCCAAGTGATGACTAAAATGGTGATTCATCCAAAACGTTGGCAATCTCCTGCTCTCAAAGAGTGGCTCCGCCTAGTAAAATACCATGCAAAAAAATGGTCACCAATTGCTAGTTAA
- a CDS encoding DUF4328 domain-containing protein codes for MREIAYFYSGDSAFLTLSERVDAYSWYHALYIPAGILWVITTIFFVMWMSRSYSNTIAVKQKETKYSPSRVIVSHFVPILQFFTPYIAMKEMYAILVKREPKSDHKYRAPFLIKSWWFFWWTAIFLWIVSDKFGKGLIVFTRGGYINNGWLDLMGDLCDLVMIILTYRIISKIGAEQSQDRSPAMSNVNLESQPSTPNSSPEVPYVPYQPYSPETSTPAVTKETFSQPNTSSPPPPPLNNTQPQPAKPAEKKDDLDDTSRFTW; via the coding sequence TTGCGTGAGATTGCTTATTTCTATAGTGGAGATTCGGCATTTTTAACACTCAGTGAACGGGTAGATGCGTATAGTTGGTATCATGCTTTGTATATACCAGCCGGAATTTTGTGGGTTATTACTACGATCTTTTTTGTTATGTGGATGTCTCGTTCTTATTCGAACACCATCGCAGTAAAGCAAAAGGAGACAAAGTATAGTCCAAGCAGAGTCATAGTAAGTCATTTTGTACCGATTCTTCAGTTTTTCACCCCATATATAGCAATGAAAGAAATGTATGCCATTCTGGTCAAACGCGAGCCAAAAAGCGATCACAAGTACCGTGCTCCTTTCCTTATCAAAAGCTGGTGGTTTTTTTGGTGGACTGCCATTTTCTTATGGATTGTAAGCGATAAGTTTGGAAAAGGACTAATTGTCTTTACACGTGGGGGATACATAAATAACGGTTGGTTGGATCTTATGGGTGATTTGTGTGATCTTGTGATGATTATTTTGACTTATCGGATCATCTCTAAGATTGGTGCTGAACAATCACAAGATCGTTCACCAGCTATGTCTAACGTAAATTTGGAGTCCCAACCTTCTACTCCAAATTCATCTCCAGAAGTGCCATATGTACCGTATCAACCTTATTCGCCTGAAACATCAACACCTGCTGTTACAAAAGAAACGTTTTCACAGCCAAATACATCAAGCCCGCCTCCGCCTCCACTAAATAATACACAACCACAACCTGCAAAACCTGCGGAGAAAAAAGATGATTTGGATGATACTTCTCGATTTACTTGGTAG
- the gcvPB gene encoding aminomethyl-transferring glycine dehydrogenase subunit GcvPB → MNHNQEKALIFELSQPGRISYSLPELDVPADDQLLPAELFREQPAELPEVAELDLMRHYTELSRRNHGVDNGFYPLGSCTMKYNPKINEDVARYAGFAKIHPYQAEETVQGALQLLYELQEDLAEITGMDAVTLQSAAGAHGEWTGLMMIRKYHETRGDIQRNKVIVPDSAHGTNPASATVAGFETITIPSNEKGLVDVEALKQVLGEDTAALMLTNPNTLGLFEEEIHVIADLVHEAGGLLYYDGANANAILGIARPGDMGFDVVHLNLHKTFTTPHGGGGPGAGPVGVKKELIPYLPRPMVVKTEEGYALDYDRPESIGRIKGYYGNFGILVRAYTYIRTMGPDGLRQVSENAVLNANYMMRRLEPYFDLPFKQACKHEFVLSGKLQKKQGVRTLDIAKRLLDFGYHPPTIYFPLIVEECLMIEPTETESKETLDAFVDTMIQIAKEAEENPEIVQEAPHSTVVKRLDEVTAARKPILRWKKEEKELVKG, encoded by the coding sequence ATGAATCACAACCAAGAAAAAGCACTCATTTTTGAACTGAGCCAACCAGGACGTATCTCCTATAGCTTGCCAGAATTAGATGTACCAGCCGACGATCAGCTTCTCCCGGCAGAACTTTTCCGTGAACAACCAGCTGAGCTTCCAGAAGTAGCGGAGCTTGATCTGATGAGGCACTACACAGAACTTTCACGACGCAACCACGGGGTAGATAACGGTTTTTATCCACTCGGTTCTTGTACGATGAAATATAATCCGAAAATTAACGAGGATGTCGCTCGGTATGCAGGATTTGCAAAGATTCATCCATACCAAGCAGAAGAGACAGTCCAAGGTGCGCTTCAATTGCTCTATGAGTTACAAGAAGATCTAGCTGAGATCACAGGAATGGATGCTGTTACCCTCCAATCGGCAGCGGGTGCCCATGGTGAGTGGACTGGATTGATGATGATCCGTAAGTATCATGAGACTCGTGGAGATATTCAACGAAATAAAGTGATCGTACCAGATTCCGCGCATGGCACCAATCCTGCTAGTGCGACAGTAGCTGGATTTGAAACGATCACCATTCCATCCAATGAAAAAGGACTAGTCGATGTTGAAGCGCTCAAACAAGTGTTGGGAGAAGACACTGCTGCTCTCATGCTAACTAACCCAAATACACTTGGATTATTTGAAGAAGAGATCCATGTGATCGCGGATCTTGTCCATGAAGCAGGCGGCTTGCTCTACTATGATGGAGCCAATGCCAATGCAATCCTAGGAATCGCACGTCCAGGTGATATGGGATTTGATGTAGTTCACTTGAACTTACACAAAACCTTTACGACACCACATGGAGGCGGTGGTCCTGGGGCAGGTCCAGTTGGTGTGAAAAAAGAACTAATCCCATACCTACCTCGTCCAATGGTGGTAAAAACAGAAGAAGGCTATGCGCTCGATTATGATCGTCCAGAGTCCATTGGTCGAATCAAAGGATACTATGGGAACTTTGGCATCCTTGTACGTGCTTATACCTATATCCGCACGATGGGACCAGATGGCCTACGCCAAGTATCCGAGAACGCTGTCCTCAACGCCAACTATATGATGCGTCGCTTAGAGCCATACTTTGATCTTCCATTTAAACAGGCTTGTAAGCATGAATTTGTTCTCTCTGGCAAACTGCAGAAAAAACAAGGTGTTCGTACCCTAGATATCGCAAAACGTCTGTTGGACTTTGGATACCATCCACCAACGATCTACTTCCCACTCATTGTCGAAGAGTGCCTGATGATCGAGCCAACAGAGACAGAGAGCAAGGAAACGCTAGATGCGTTCGTGGATACCATGATTCAAATCGCCAAAGAGGCAGAAGAGAATCCAGAGATCGTCCAAGAAGCACCACATAGCACAGTGGTCAAACGTTTGGATGAAGTAACGGCAGCTAGAAAGCCAATTCTTCGTTGGAAGAAGGAAGAGAAGGAATTAGTAAAAGGCTAA
- a CDS encoding chromate transporter, protein MTLLGQLFLAFFRSGMLGYGGGPAVIPLIHQEIVNRYQWMNNKEFSDVIAIGNSLPGPIATKLAGYIGYRIAGVLGCITCLIAIVMPTVILMIALLNMLAYFQNNPNFQGLTKAINPVIAMMLAALAFSFLQKSWGRTNRGTMIILTLTSLVLISFVGIHPAIVIGMLIVIAIFPQSRHLLREEIK, encoded by the coding sequence ATGACATTATTAGGACAACTCTTTCTCGCTTTTTTTCGATCTGGGATGTTGGGCTATGGCGGAGGTCCTGCCGTCATTCCCCTTATCCATCAAGAAATAGTCAACCGATACCAATGGATGAATAATAAAGAGTTTAGTGATGTTATCGCAATTGGCAATTCTCTTCCAGGACCTATCGCAACCAAACTAGCCGGGTATATCGGGTACCGAATCGCTGGGGTCCTAGGCTGTATTACTTGCCTTATTGCTATTGTAATGCCTACGGTTATATTAATGATTGCTCTTTTAAACATGCTAGCTTACTTTCAAAACAACCCTAACTTCCAGGGACTTACCAAGGCAATTAATCCAGTCATAGCTATGATGCTAGCAGCACTTGCCTTCTCATTCTTACAGAAGTCTTGGGGGCGTACAAATAGAGGAACCATGATAATACTAACTCTTACCAGTCTAGTCCTCATCTCCTTTGTCGGGATTCATCCAGCTATCGTGATTGGGATGCTGATCGTAATCGCAATTTTTCCCCAATCTCGTCATTTGCTACGGGAGGAGATAAAATGA